In Brachypodium distachyon strain Bd21 chromosome 2, Brachypodium_distachyon_v3.0, whole genome shotgun sequence, one genomic interval encodes:
- the LOC100843465 gene encoding formin-like protein 5 isoform X1 translates to MASLLRPASSCSSHHSFRLSSSPLPSTTPSFPSRRSQAPPAPLTSPVPPSRRPRVAAAPAAAYGGDLLRPVDTQTFLIAAAVVSAVSLSLLLGLKGDPVACDRCAGNGGTKCVFCSDGKMKAENGVVECRVCKGAGLILCKKCAGSGYSRRL, encoded by the exons ATGGCTTCCCTTCTCCGCCCCGCCTCGTCATGCTCATCCCACCACTCCTTtcgcctctcctcctccccgctcCCTTCGACCACACCCTCCTTCCCTTCCAGGCGGAGCCAGGCACCTCCCGCCCCACTCACGTCCCCCGTCCCTCCTTCCAGGCGGCCCcgggtcgccgccgcgcccgcggcaGCCTACGGAGGCGACCTGCTGAGGCCCGTCGACACGCAGACATtcctcatcgccgccgccgtcgtatCCGCGGTCTCGCTCTCCCTGCTCCTCGGCCTCAAG GGGGACCCTGTGGCGTGCGACAGGTGCGCTGGAAATG GAGGCACAAAGTGTGTCTTTTGCAGTGATGGAAAAATGAAGGCGGAAAACGGAGTAGTCGAATGCCGGGTATGCAAAGGAGCAG GGCTGATCCTCTGCAAGAAGTGTGCAGGTTCTGGCTACTCtaggcgcttgtag
- the LOC100842343 gene encoding uncharacterized protein LOC100842343, with amino-acid sequence MLRRAAPSAATALLRRALSSSRPRSPAAATAVASSSAVNSILLRSLKEHYLEVSKMTPPPKISPPKPYTIVKGALDQPSGPVLHRGYGETGEEISISVARLANIMPPGADSDFDSDGGSGGGASESISQLFLHVDISRPESSKSLQFLCGLYPDAVGIHSVCLRSKTAASGAVAAATKGGGEYQGRIFQELDEKVRDAFHLYIEARGINEKLFPFLQAWLYVKDHRNLVRWFKSVGTVISEPKSE; translated from the exons atgctccgccgcgccgccccctccgccgccactgcgCTCCTTCGCCGTGCACTCTCCTCCTCGCGGCCACGCTCTCCTGCCGCGGCTACCGCAGTCGCTTCTTCCTCGGCCGTGAACTCCATCCTGCTCCGTTCCCTCAAGGAGCACTACCTCGAGGTCTCCAAAATGACGCCCCCACCCAAGATCAGCCCGCCCAAGCCCTACACCATCGTCAAGGGCGCCCTGGACCAGCCGTCGGGACCCGTGCTCCACCGCGGTTACGGCGAGACCGGAGAAGAGATCTCCATTTCCGTCGCCAGGCTCGCCAACATTATGCCCCCTGGCGCCGACTCCGACTTCGACTCCGACGGCGGAAGCGGAGGCGGGGCCAGCGAGTCAATCAGCCAGCTCTTCCTCCACGTCGACATCTCCAGACCAGAGAGCAGCAAGTCCCTGCAGTTCCTTTGCGGACTGTACCCGGACGCCGTGGGGATCCATTCCGTCTGCCTTCGATCGAAGACCGCTGCGTCtggggcggtggcggcggcgacgaagggCGGTGGCGAGTACCAGGGGCGCATCTTCCA AGAGTTGGATGAGAAAGTGCGAGATGCATTCCATCTTTACATTGAGGCCCGTGGCATAAATGAGAAGCTCTTCCCTTTTCTACAAGCATGGCTTTATGTGAAGGATCACCGCAACCTGGTACGCTGGTTCAAGAGTGTGGGTACAGTCATCAGTGAGCCAAAGTCCGAGTAA
- the LOC100841739 gene encoding protein LURP-one-related 5 — MVIVGEEYCHLKEEQLFTVRKTSHFSPGDGFAAYDHRTGGLAFRADTYGRGHGGGAASAGELALLGPAGEPLLTARRRRPSLHQRWEGFLGARAEGQKPLFSARRSSILGGAARGAVVEVLPSSAELRVEGSFARRCCRVVAKGEDGGEDTVVAEIRRKVDETARVVMGRDVFVLRVSPGFDAAFAMGIVLVLDQIAGDEADGGAGAGEDTDTLHVRQDLVTGSAVRCLV; from the coding sequence ATGGTGATCGTGGGCGAGGAGTACTGCCACCTGAAGGAGGAGCAGCTGTTCACGGTCCGCAAGACCTCCCACTTCTCCCCCGGCGACGGCTTCGCGGCCTACGACCACCGCACGGGCGGCCTCGCCTTCCGCGCCGACACCTACGGCCGGGGCCACGGCGGGGGCGCCGCCTCGGCGGGCGAGCTCGCGCTgctcggccccgccggcgagcccctcctcaccgcgcgccgccgccgcccgtccctGCACCAGCGCTGGGAGGGCTTCCTGGGCGCCCGCGCCGAGGGCCAGAAGCCCCTCTTCTCCGCCCGGAGGTCCTCCatcctcggcggcgccgcgcgcggcgccgtcgtcgaggTCCTCCCTTCCTCCGCCGAGCTCCGCGTGGAGGGCTCCTTCGCGCGGCGCTGCTGCCGCGTGGTGGCCAagggcgaggacggcggcgaggacacGGTGGTGGCAGAGATCAGGAGGAAGGTGGACGAGACGGCGCGGGTGGTGATGGGCCGGGACGTGTTCGTGCTGAGGGTGAGCCCTGGCTTCGACGCGGCCTTCGCCATGGGGATCGTCCTCGTGCTCGACCAGATCGCCGGGGACGAGgccgatggcggcgccggagccggagaggaTACGGATACCCTCCACGTACGCCAGGATTTGGTCACCGGATCCGCTGTCCGTTGCTTGGTTTAG
- the LOC100841436 gene encoding ABC transporter I family member 10 — MAHSLTGGASPFCCCPYPPCYAAVRAVPIAHRRPRHIVLASASPPPPPPAIEGRGVRFSVTTRRGQVLPVLKDCSLCVPPGQLWMLLGPNGCGKSTLLKVLAGFLNPSAGAVHINKPFSYVFQNPDHQVVMPTVESDVAFGLGKLNLSLDEVRSRVSESLDAVGMLSYSQRPIQTLSGGQKQRVAIAGALAEASKVLLLDELTTFLDEYDQMGVIEAVKNSVASGGEVAALWVTHRLEELKYADGAIYMEDGQTIIQDDVSSISRFIKKKQARYFGHFEL; from the exons ATGGCGCACAGCCTCACCGGCGGCGCCTCCCCCTTCTGCTGTTGCCCCTACCCGCCCTGCTACGCCGCAGTGCGAGCTGTCCCGATCGCTCACCGTCGACCCCGCCATATAGTGCTCGCCTCGGCctcccccccgccgccgccgccggccatcgAGGGCCGCGGGGTCCGTTTCTCGGTGACGACGCGGCGGGGGCAGGTGCTGCCGGTGCTCAAGGACTGCTCTCTCTGCGTCCCACCGGGGCAGCTCTGGATGCTCCTCGGCCCCAACGGCTGCGGCAAGTCCACGCTCCTCAAG GTTTTGGCAGGTTTTCTAAATCCTTCTGCTGGAGCAGTGCATATCAATAAGCCGTTTAGCTATGTTTTCCAAAATCCCGATCACCAG GTTGTGATGCCTACGGTGGAATCTGATGTTGCATTTGGCCTTGGTAAGCTCAACCTTTCATTGGATGAGGTTAGGTCAAGAGTTTCAGAATCCCTGGATGCTGTTGGAATGTTGAGCTACTCTCAA AGGCCAATCCAAACTCTCAGTGGTGGGCAGAAACAAAGAGTTGCAATTGCCGGTGCTTTAGCTGAAGCATCCAAAGTACTACTACTGGATGAGCTGACCACATTCTTGGATGAATATGATCAG ATGGGTGTTATCGAGGCAGTGAAGAACTCTGTTGCTTCTGGTGGGGAGGTTGCGGCATTGTGGGTGACTCATCGGCTGGAAGAACTCAAATATGCAGATGGTGCTATTTATATGGAAGATGGCCAGACGATTATTCAAGATGATGTGTCTAGCATATCCAGATTTATAAAGAAGAAACAAGCACGCTACTTTGGCCATTTCGAGCTCTGA
- the LOC100842041 gene encoding copper transporter 3 yields MDMGGGHHDMGGMAMAPPPAAAAAAAHGGNKRTHYMHMTFYWGKDSEILFDGWPGARGGMYALALVAVFALAVLVEYLGSRGGLGLAKSRGRRAAAAAVHAARVGLAYVLMLALMSFNVGVLLVAVAGHAAGFLLFRAGVCGGRAQVEEGDKEDLLAPAACC; encoded by the coding sequence ATGGACATGGGAGGAGGGCATCACGACATGGGCGGCATGGCCATGGccccgccgcctgctgccgctgccgctgcggcgcACGGGGGCAACAAGCGGACGCACTACATGCACATGACCTTCTACTGGGGCAAGGACTCGGAGATCCTCTTCGACGGCTGgcccggcgcgcgcggcggcatgTACGCGCTCGCGCTCGTGGCCGTCTTCGCCCTGGCAGTGCTCGTCGAGTACCTCGGCTCCCGCGGCGGCCTGGGCCTGGCCAAGTCCCGCGGCcggcgcgccgcggcggcggccgtgcacGCGGCGCGCGTCGGGCTCGCCTACGTGCTCATGCTCGCGCTCATGTCGTTCAACGTCGGCGTGCTCctcgtggccgtggccggccacgccgccGGGTTCCTGCTGTTTAGGGCCGGCGTGTGCGGCGGGCGGGCGCAGGTGGAGGAAGGGGACAAGGAAGACCtcctggcgccggcggcgtgcTGCTAG
- the LOC100843163 gene encoding uncharacterized protein LOC100843163, giving the protein MGWRWHDEEGEGDGDRGLGDIPGRGGEGAHLGTRRVVQSRCRTEEVEPGRFVRKCEKTEQLLRDCIGRPSELVESKTENTEEDVTDEMTGASHSLGFPAKEPFAFPGLRSDIEAIEKGFSGSIGSFMEEAERITNDFFKSFGFPSIDDGEPRRLPRQPTERHTEDGSSKKANENDYSNFGSQITDV; this is encoded by the exons ATGGGTTGGCGTTGGCACGACGAAGAAGGCGAGGGCGACGGTGACCGGGGGCTCGGCGACAtccccggccgcggcggcgagggggcgCACCTCGGCACGCGCCGGGTGGTGCAGTCCCGCTGCCGCacggaggaggtggagcccGGCCGCTTCGTCCGCAAGTGCGAGAAAACCGAGCAGCTCCTCCGCGACTGCATCGGCAG GCCCTCTGAACTGGTGGAATCAAAAACTGAGAACACTGAAGAAGATGTCACAGATGAAATGACAGGTGCTTCACACTCTCTTGGGTTCCCAGCAAAAGAACCCTTTGCATTTCCAGGACTTCGCAGCGACATAGAAGCTATTGAGAAAGGCTTCTCCGGGAGCATTGGTAGCTTTATGGAGGAAGCTGAGCGGATCACCAATGATTTCTTCAAATCTTTTGGTTTTCCTTCCATTGATGATGGAGAGCCGAGACGACTGCCTAGGCAACCTACAGAGAGGCATACCGAGGACGGTAGTTCTAAGAAGGCCAATGAGAATGACTACTCAAATTTCGGGAGCCAGATCACAGACGTGTAA
- the LOC100843465 gene encoding formin-like protein 5 isoform X2 produces MASLLRPASSCSSHHSFRLSSSPLPSTTPSFPSRRSQAPPAPLTSPVPPSRRPRVAAAPAAAYGGDLLRPVDTQTFLIAAAVVSAVSLSLLLGLKGDPVACDRCAGNGGTKCVFCSDGKMKAENGVVECRG; encoded by the exons ATGGCTTCCCTTCTCCGCCCCGCCTCGTCATGCTCATCCCACCACTCCTTtcgcctctcctcctccccgctcCCTTCGACCACACCCTCCTTCCCTTCCAGGCGGAGCCAGGCACCTCCCGCCCCACTCACGTCCCCCGTCCCTCCTTCCAGGCGGCCCcgggtcgccgccgcgcccgcggcaGCCTACGGAGGCGACCTGCTGAGGCCCGTCGACACGCAGACATtcctcatcgccgccgccgtcgtatCCGCGGTCTCGCTCTCCCTGCTCCTCGGCCTCAAG GGGGACCCTGTGGCGTGCGACAGGTGCGCTGGAAATG GAGGCACAAAGTGTGTCTTTTGCAGTGATGGAAAAATGAAGGCGGAAAACGGAGTAGTCGAATGCCGG GGCTGA